A part of Paenibacillus sp. 481 genomic DNA contains:
- a CDS encoding peptidoglycan DD-metalloendopeptidase family protein codes for MERFNGNHPDESSQEQKTGRWHQWTAAWGNKFKAMNVKQWLVQSRKQIVLSLGGLGLIAAAIWGGTSYVKANTVSFFQVYKNDQFIGTVSALDELKQFYVKKQKAVQAKNPHAHINLDLQGIRTVADSGYKFKPTTTETLAKLDTVITAYAAGVELKVGGKAIGVVKDEATANKILNQVKSKYSRNGNKGLNQVRVLSSPARSVKATKAMSRLESVEFRESIAMADSKARPEAVLTPQEAVRKLTTGQEQPVTYTVKKGDTVSSIAKQQKVSYETIYRNNPDVAEELLQVGSKLDLTEAKPLITVKTTEAYSEYLVTEPQRVVRQDPEMRAGESKVVRKGKQGLKQMSYRFIKDNGKLTHEEWIEQKVIEPALPEIVIQGTKVVRGEGTGSFAWPVSGAQLTSGYGKRWGRMHKGLDMVSSDLSIMAADEGVVVFAGVKNGYGNTIIVNHRNGYKTLYAHMSELTASMGDIVEKGESIGIMGNTGFSTGTHLHFEIHKDDAVQNPLKYL; via the coding sequence ATGGAACGTTTCAATGGAAATCATCCGGACGAGTCGTCTCAAGAGCAGAAGACCGGCCGATGGCACCAATGGACGGCTGCGTGGGGCAACAAGTTCAAAGCAATGAATGTAAAGCAGTGGCTTGTGCAATCCCGCAAGCAAATTGTGCTTTCGCTGGGCGGACTCGGACTTATTGCAGCAGCTATTTGGGGCGGAACTTCATATGTGAAGGCCAACACGGTATCTTTTTTCCAAGTATACAAAAATGATCAGTTTATCGGTACGGTATCTGCATTAGATGAACTGAAGCAATTTTACGTGAAGAAACAAAAAGCGGTGCAAGCCAAAAATCCGCATGCCCATATAAACCTTGATCTTCAGGGTATTCGTACAGTCGCTGATTCCGGTTACAAGTTCAAGCCAACGACGACGGAGACGCTTGCCAAGTTGGACACGGTCATTACGGCTTATGCAGCTGGCGTAGAGTTAAAGGTTGGCGGCAAGGCGATCGGTGTTGTAAAGGATGAAGCAACGGCGAACAAAATTTTAAACCAAGTGAAGTCCAAATATTCGCGCAACGGGAATAAAGGTCTGAATCAAGTACGTGTGCTGTCATCACCTGCGCGCTCGGTTAAAGCGACTAAGGCGATGTCTCGCTTGGAGTCGGTTGAGTTCCGCGAGTCTATTGCTATGGCAGACAGCAAAGCAAGACCAGAAGCAGTGTTAACGCCACAGGAAGCTGTTCGCAAGCTAACGACAGGTCAAGAGCAACCTGTCACGTATACGGTTAAGAAGGGTGACACGGTTTCCTCGATTGCCAAGCAGCAAAAAGTGTCGTATGAGACGATTTATCGCAACAACCCTGATGTTGCTGAGGAATTGCTGCAAGTAGGATCTAAGCTAGATTTGACTGAAGCGAAGCCGCTCATTACGGTTAAGACCACTGAAGCTTACAGTGAGTATCTCGTCACGGAACCGCAACGCGTTGTAAGACAAGATCCAGAAATGCGTGCTGGCGAGTCTAAAGTTGTCCGTAAAGGCAAGCAAGGCTTAAAGCAGATGTCCTACCGCTTTATTAAAGATAACGGCAAACTGACTCATGAAGAGTGGATTGAGCAAAAAGTTATCGAGCCTGCACTCCCTGAAATCGTGATTCAGGGCACTAAAGTGGTGCGGGGCGAAGGTACAGGTTCATTCGCTTGGCCTGTTAGCGGTGCGCAATTGACGAGCGGTTACGGCAAACGCTGGGGCCGTATGCATAAAGGGCTTGATATGGTATCAAGCGACTTATCGATTATGGCTGCCGATGAAGGTGTCGTTGTCTTTGCTGGCGTAAAGAACGGATACGGCAACACCATCATTGTGAATCATCGCAACGGCTATAAGACGTTGTACGCACATATGAGTGAGTTAACAGCGAGTATGGGCGACATTGTTGAGAAGGGCGAAAGCATTGGTATCATGGGCAATACAGGGTTCTCAACAGGTACACACTTGCACTTTGAAATTCATAAGGATGATGCAGTGCAAAATCCTCTTAAATATTTATAA
- the yycF gene encoding response regulator YycF, whose product MYGKILVVDDEQPIADILKFNLEKEGYEVICAFDGGTAIELALKEKPDLMLLDLMLPVKDGMDVCREVRQQLHMPIIMLTAKDTEFDKVLGLEMGADDYVTKPFSTRELLARVKAHLRRQNKVQQNEADDEAGSKEKQGLKLHELFIDTDMYVVYKNNEPLDLTHREYELLHYMVRSSGKVMTREHLLQAVWGYEYFGDVRTVDVTIRRLREKIEDDPSKPDYIITRRGLGYMMRNPRTGGL is encoded by the coding sequence ATGTACGGAAAAATTCTCGTAGTGGATGATGAACAGCCGATTGCGGATATTCTTAAATTTAATCTTGAAAAAGAAGGCTACGAAGTCATATGTGCGTTCGACGGAGGCACAGCGATTGAACTGGCATTAAAGGAGAAGCCTGATCTGATGCTGCTGGACTTGATGTTGCCTGTAAAGGATGGCATGGACGTGTGTCGTGAGGTACGGCAGCAACTGCATATGCCGATCATTATGCTAACGGCGAAAGATACGGAGTTCGATAAGGTGCTCGGCTTGGAAATGGGCGCTGACGATTACGTGACCAAGCCGTTCAGTACGCGCGAGTTGCTAGCTCGGGTAAAGGCGCATCTGCGCAGACAAAATAAAGTACAGCAGAATGAAGCTGATGACGAAGCAGGCAGTAAGGAAAAGCAAGGCCTGAAGCTGCACGAGCTATTTATTGATACGGATATGTATGTCGTATACAAAAATAATGAGCCGCTCGACCTTACGCATCGGGAGTATGAGCTGCTGCACTATATGGTGCGCAGTTCGGGCAAGGTGATGACGCGCGAGCACTTGTTGCAAGCGGTATGGGGATATGAGTATTTTGGGGACGTCCGGACGGTTGACGTAACGATTCGTCGTCTACGGGAGAAGATTGAGGATGATCCAAGCAAGCCGGACTACATTATTACCCGCCGTGGTCTTGGTTATATGATGCGCAATCCCCGTACGGGAGGCTTGTAA
- the walK gene encoding cell wall metabolism sensor histidine kinase WalK, which produces MKLGRFFRTIQAKLIIIYVLLILIAMQLIGVYFVSAMKHSLTSNFTEDLRSSAKLLSIYVEPYLKEDDAADQGKSMENLNMVVRNFNINGVEIQVLDATGRVLTTSMQTQADYLGKKNTETVVIRALQGIRDNEEVIIDEDNVRKQILANPVYADGKVVGALYIVASMKDLYETIEGVNQIFVSGMAIALGLTAVLGIILAHTITQPIKQITRQATKVAEGHFDGQVPVMGTDEIGQLSEAFNYMTRQLQEALNANEEEKEKLASILTNMSDGVVATNEQGKVILVNRRACGMLGVKPSDAEGKDMATLLHIAAEQVEALVSGQRSSLLLPLMSQEDEVALSSGNNQSETILRVTFTPIHRRGEGVTGSIVVLQDVTEQEKLEQSRREFVANVSHELRTPLTTIKSYVEALDDGALEEQQLAERFVGVIGNETERMIRLVTDLLHLSRFDSKQAKLRKLPTDIQEMLEDVADRFSLKFKDKRIQVGIEVDMRAGMAIIDRDQIDQVLDNLVSNAVKYTPEGGSIVLRGVPAESKGLIAVSVEDNGVGIPPKDLERIFERFYRVDKARSRNMGGTGLGLSIAREMVRAHGGDIGMESTCNVGTKVTFTLPTKAEEGSEAFE; this is translated from the coding sequence ATGAAGTTAGGTCGCTTTTTTCGAACGATTCAAGCGAAGCTTATTATCATTTATGTGCTGCTCATCTTAATTGCGATGCAGTTAATCGGAGTATACTTTGTGAGTGCGATGAAGCATTCCCTCACGAGTAATTTTACCGAGGATTTACGCAGCTCTGCGAAGCTGCTTTCGATTTATGTGGAACCTTATTTAAAAGAAGACGATGCAGCCGACCAAGGGAAATCGATGGAAAATTTAAATATGGTCGTACGCAATTTTAATATAAACGGCGTAGAAATACAGGTGCTCGATGCAACGGGTAGAGTATTGACGACGTCGATGCAGACACAGGCGGATTATTTGGGCAAAAAGAATACCGAAACCGTCGTGATTCGCGCTCTACAAGGAATTCGTGACAATGAAGAAGTCATTATTGATGAAGACAATGTGAGAAAGCAAATCCTAGCCAACCCGGTTTATGCGGATGGCAAAGTGGTAGGAGCGCTCTACATCGTCGCTTCGATGAAAGATTTGTACGAAACGATTGAAGGCGTTAATCAGATTTTCGTCTCAGGTATGGCGATAGCGCTAGGGCTGACGGCTGTCTTGGGCATTATTTTGGCGCATACGATTACACAGCCGATTAAGCAAATTACGAGGCAGGCGACCAAAGTGGCTGAAGGCCATTTTGATGGACAAGTGCCTGTTATGGGCACGGATGAAATTGGACAACTAAGTGAAGCGTTCAACTATATGACGAGGCAGCTTCAAGAAGCGCTAAACGCGAATGAGGAAGAGAAGGAGAAACTAGCTTCTATTCTGACGAACATGAGTGACGGTGTAGTTGCCACCAACGAGCAAGGTAAAGTCATCCTTGTTAATCGGCGTGCTTGCGGAATGCTTGGTGTGAAGCCAAGCGATGCTGAGGGCAAGGATATGGCTACGCTGCTGCACATTGCAGCTGAGCAGGTGGAAGCGCTCGTAAGCGGGCAGCGCAGCTCGTTATTGCTGCCGCTGATGTCTCAAGAGGACGAGGTTGCGCTATCAAGTGGCAACAACCAGAGTGAAACGATTTTACGTGTCACCTTCACACCTATTCATCGACGGGGTGAGGGTGTGACAGGTTCGATCGTCGTGCTTCAAGATGTAACCGAGCAAGAGAAGCTAGAGCAATCTCGCCGCGAGTTCGTCGCGAACGTGTCGCATGAGCTGCGTACGCCGTTGACGACGATTAAGAGCTATGTCGAAGCGCTCGATGATGGAGCACTGGAGGAGCAGCAACTAGCGGAACGCTTCGTCGGCGTTATTGGCAATGAAACAGAGCGAATGATACGGCTCGTGACCGATTTGCTGCACTTATCGCGTTTCGATTCGAAACAAGCGAAACTGCGCAAGCTTCCGACAGACATTCAAGAGATGCTCGAAGATGTCGCTGATCGATTCTCATTGAAGTTCAAAGATAAACGGATTCAAGTGGGGATTGAAGTTGATATGCGGGCTGGTATGGCCATCATTGATCGGGACCAGATCGATCAAGTGCTGGATAACTTAGTTTCGAATGCCGTTAAGTATACGCCAGAAGGCGGGTCGATCGTGCTGCGGGGAGTACCCGCAGAGAGCAAAGGGTTGATTGCGGTCTCGGTCGAGGATAACGGGGTAGGTATCCCGCCCAAAGACTTAGAGCGCATATTCGAGCGGTTCTATCGGGTCGATAAGGCTCGCTCCCGCAATATGGGCGGCACAGGCCTAGGGCTTTCCATTGCCCGGGAAATGGTACGCGCTCATGGCGGGGACATCGGGATGGAGTCGACGTGTAATGTAGGGACGAAAGTAACGTTTACGTTGCCGACAAAGGCAGAGGAAGGGAGTGAGGCATTCGAATGA
- a CDS encoding YycH family regulatory protein, which yields MRERIKSALLAVLVLLSLVQTFLLTYRMPNYDAIVKTPGDYIKAEPLGPEERVENLIFPKQVVLHLGDNKHTILYPDMTFYDYIMSRLQGRSYEGFQSVHIKDEDWTRIREQNEGVELYFDSPVPVKLLQKVLRIAEDAVFQTENISRIVFVATQDEREVRVFFVSENENTVYESTRADITVQDVKQQVEFGRSWTPYKLFNDAFYIPEKPFEMVEVSLPFDVITAEQIQRSLFFDPDVTKKISESDGSEIYTDIKRGLKVDHTQRWINYSDPTVTEGGAELANDVSAAVRFINQHGGWSGKYRFTLPADYMGFKKNKIGVESEVTGSDIRFQQYWGHHPIVGTPQFRFGYMQVKVEQGTVASYERSLIQLSNRSEERKSRTLLAGEALVAKLKALNDWQHIVHIEPVYVPESVKDGKTIRLRPMWQARYKDGRTTLFS from the coding sequence ATGAGAGAGCGAATAAAGTCGGCTTTATTAGCCGTCCTTGTGCTGCTCAGTCTTGTGCAGACCTTCCTGTTAACGTATAGGATGCCGAACTATGATGCGATTGTAAAGACGCCGGGCGATTATATTAAGGCGGAACCATTAGGGCCGGAAGAGCGAGTGGAGAACTTGATTTTTCCGAAGCAGGTGGTTCTTCACCTTGGGGATAACAAGCATACGATTCTGTATCCAGATATGACGTTCTACGATTATATTATGTCGCGACTGCAAGGACGCTCTTATGAAGGGTTTCAAAGTGTCCATATTAAAGACGAGGATTGGACTCGGATTCGGGAGCAAAACGAAGGGGTAGAATTGTATTTTGATTCGCCCGTTCCTGTAAAGCTGTTGCAAAAGGTGCTGCGCATTGCGGAAGATGCCGTATTCCAGACGGAGAACATCAGCCGTATCGTGTTCGTTGCTACGCAGGATGAACGTGAGGTAAGGGTGTTTTTTGTTAGTGAAAATGAAAATACGGTTTATGAGTCGACGCGGGCGGATATTACCGTCCAAGATGTGAAGCAGCAAGTAGAGTTTGGACGCTCGTGGACGCCGTACAAGCTGTTTAACGATGCTTTTTATATTCCGGAGAAGCCATTTGAAATGGTAGAGGTAAGCTTGCCATTCGATGTTATCACGGCAGAGCAAATTCAACGCAGTTTGTTCTTTGATCCGGATGTAACGAAAAAAATAAGCGAATCAGATGGGTCTGAAATTTATACCGATATTAAACGTGGGCTGAAAGTGGACCATACGCAGCGATGGATTAACTATTCAGATCCGACGGTGACCGAAGGCGGTGCTGAGCTTGCTAATGATGTATCGGCGGCTGTTCGCTTTATTAATCAACATGGTGGGTGGAGCGGAAAATATCGCTTTACGCTTCCAGCTGATTATATGGGCTTTAAAAAGAACAAGATCGGCGTAGAGAGTGAAGTAACGGGTTCAGATATACGGTTCCAGCAATATTGGGGCCATCATCCGATTGTAGGGACGCCACAATTCCGATTCGGTTACATGCAGGTCAAGGTGGAGCAAGGAACAGTTGCGAGCTATGAGCGTTCTTTGATCCAGCTATCTAATCGTTCGGAAGAGCGTAAATCTCGCACGCTCCTTGCAGGTGAAGCACTGGTGGCCAAGCTGAAGGCGTTGAATGACTGGCAGCACATTGTGCATATTGAACCTGTGTATGTCCCAGAATCGGTTAAAGACGGGAAAACAATCCGTCTGCGTCCGATGTGGCAAGCGAGATACAAAGATGGACGTACGACTTTGTTCTCGTAG
- the yycI gene encoding two-component system regulatory protein YycI, protein MDWGRAKNILIFAFLLLNIVLGYQLWQELDDRMSTEMDWTSLSEETRQNMELHNIQVATKIPTDTPELSNIEYRLVKRDREMVPLKTPRDSKVVFSQQEMQRTFKDEIEHVEQYSHDQKLFDEKVFVLHQQMTNGLPLFDVTLKLRFSDQKITHYEQNYAIVVTKTAAKAQKIIHASQALSTVIENNLSPGSVVKDIRLGYHGTFPLYDSEQQLAGPTWRILLENGEVYYFNAIQGGVDSSQGKKEKE, encoded by the coding sequence ATGGATTGGGGTCGGGCAAAAAACATTTTAATATTTGCGTTTCTGTTGTTGAACATCGTGCTCGGCTATCAACTATGGCAAGAGCTTGACGATCGGATGAGCACGGAGATGGATTGGACGTCGTTGTCTGAAGAGACGCGGCAAAACATGGAGCTGCACAATATTCAGGTAGCCACAAAAATTCCAACCGATACGCCAGAGTTAAGCAATATTGAGTATCGGTTAGTGAAGCGGGATCGCGAAATGGTGCCCTTGAAGACACCGCGGGATAGCAAGGTCGTGTTTTCCCAGCAGGAAATGCAGCGCACTTTCAAGGATGAAATCGAGCATGTGGAGCAGTACAGTCACGATCAGAAGCTATTTGATGAAAAAGTGTTTGTCCTGCATCAGCAAATGACGAACGGGTTACCTTTGTTCGATGTGACCTTGAAATTACGATTCAGCGATCAAAAAATTACCCATTATGAGCAAAACTACGCCATTGTTGTGACGAAAACGGCAGCGAAGGCGCAAAAAATTATTCATGCCTCACAAGCGCTAAGCACTGTAATTGAAAATAATTTGTCGCCAGGTTCCGTCGTTAAAGATATACGACTTGGCTATCATGGTACATTTCCGTTATATGATTCAGAGCAGCAGTTAGCTGGACCTACTTGGAGGATACTGCTGGAGAATGGAGAGGTATATTACTTTAATGCCATTCAAGGTGGGGTGGATAGTTCTCAGGGGAAAAAGGAGAAAGAGTGA
- a CDS encoding MBL fold metallo-hydrolase has translation MSLRFSVLSSGSTGNVTVIQNENATVMIDVGLSCKRTEQLLAEQGLSGSQIDGILVTHEHSDHIKGLGAFARKHKVPIYANESTWGALEKHVGTIAEENRIVMQTGEARDFNDLRVESYGISHDAAEPVGYCFYDGETKLSVTTDLGYMSDKVKEAIIDSNVLVMESNHDVQMLRMGRYPWNTKRRILGDLGHLSNEAAGEALCEVVTGNTSRAYLAHLSLEHNMKDLARMTVKDVMEDHGHFFKESEFQLRDTHAEQPTEWDIVHAKTVMQR, from the coding sequence ATGAGTTTACGTTTTTCGGTATTGTCGAGCGGATCGACGGGAAATGTCACGGTTATTCAGAACGAAAATGCGACCGTGATGATCGATGTAGGGCTAAGCTGTAAGCGTACAGAACAGTTGTTGGCTGAGCAAGGCTTATCAGGTAGCCAGATTGACGGTATTTTGGTTACGCATGAGCATTCTGACCATATTAAAGGGCTAGGCGCATTCGCACGTAAGCACAAGGTGCCCATCTATGCGAACGAAAGTACGTGGGGAGCGCTCGAGAAGCATGTAGGCACGATTGCGGAAGAAAACCGTATCGTGATGCAAACCGGTGAAGCGCGTGATTTCAATGATCTGCGCGTAGAATCGTATGGCATTTCGCATGATGCGGCTGAGCCCGTCGGATATTGCTTCTATGATGGTGAGACGAAGCTGAGTGTGACTACCGATTTAGGTTATATGAGCGATAAGGTCAAAGAGGCCATTATCGATTCGAACGTCCTTGTGATGGAGTCCAATCATGATGTGCAAATGCTGCGCATGGGCCGCTATCCTTGGAACACGAAGCGTCGTATCCTTGGCGATTTGGGCCATTTATCGAATGAAGCAGCGGGCGAGGCTCTGTGCGAAGTGGTGACGGGAAATACAAGCCGCGCTTACTTGGCGCATTTGAGCTTAGAGCATAATATGAAGGACTTGGCCCGCATGACGGTCAAGGATGTTATGGAGGACCACGGGCACTTTTTTAAGGAAAGTGAGTTTCAGTTAAGAGATACGCATGCTGAGCAACCAACGGAGTGGGATATTGTGCACGCTAAAACAGTCATGCAGCGTTAA
- a CDS encoding S1C family serine protease translates to MSLFDDDFFSPKVSRGAKRNWVGQIKHRRPLSWRRLSLRRDQRRGWSTVQVAVVSSVISAMLAVFVYSWLVESHSVSDPVQVISSETGGAGVMDPYERIVQVADKVGPAVVSIVNQQTDLFAEDDGTDTNTGADGADSGKSNGADGSGAADESESESDEAIKDANLGSGVIFKLEDGKAFVLTNNHVIEAADKLEVMLPNGQRKNAEVVGKDRVADIAVLRMDGAGVTAIAEIGDSRKLRRGETVIAIGNPLGFGDSLTAGIISYTNRVIPVSLNQDGIFDWEQVVIQTDAAINEGNSGGALVDLNGRVIGINTMKIATTGVEGMGFAIPTHEVMTIVDQLLRDGKVVRPYLGVYTVDLNNPYAPITKEQRKELKLPNEVKDGVIVLEASGPAKKAGLKLDDVIVRFDKANIYTTLELRKYLYEQKKVGDVMEIGFYRDGKLMVTSVTLGDKPSE, encoded by the coding sequence ATGAGCTTGTTTGATGATGATTTTTTCTCACCGAAGGTGTCGCGTGGTGCGAAGCGGAATTGGGTCGGACAGATTAAACATAGGCGCCCACTAAGCTGGCGCAGGTTATCGCTAAGGCGCGATCAGCGCCGCGGCTGGTCAACGGTTCAAGTTGCAGTTGTAAGCTCTGTAATAAGCGCAATGCTTGCGGTGTTTGTATATAGTTGGCTCGTCGAAAGTCATTCGGTATCAGATCCTGTTCAGGTGATCAGTTCGGAGACGGGTGGAGCGGGTGTTATGGACCCTTATGAGCGGATTGTCCAAGTAGCGGATAAGGTTGGCCCTGCTGTTGTAAGCATCGTGAATCAACAGACAGATTTGTTCGCTGAGGATGACGGGACTGATACGAATACTGGTGCGGATGGAGCTGACTCTGGTAAGTCGAACGGCGCGGACGGATCTGGCGCGGCTGACGAATCAGAATCGGAATCGGATGAAGCGATTAAGGATGCGAATTTGGGATCGGGTGTTATTTTTAAGCTGGAGGATGGCAAGGCGTTCGTATTAACGAATAACCATGTTATTGAGGCTGCTGATAAATTGGAAGTGATGCTGCCGAATGGTCAGCGTAAAAATGCGGAAGTTGTAGGCAAGGACCGAGTAGCGGATATTGCGGTGCTGCGCATGGATGGTGCAGGTGTTACAGCAATCGCGGAAATCGGTGATTCACGCAAGCTGCGCCGCGGGGAGACGGTTATCGCCATCGGTAATCCGCTGGGATTTGGGGATTCGTTGACGGCGGGCATTATAAGTTATACGAACCGCGTCATTCCGGTGTCACTCAATCAGGATGGGATTTTTGATTGGGAGCAGGTTGTGATTCAGACTGATGCGGCTATTAATGAAGGCAATAGCGGCGGTGCGTTAGTCGATTTGAATGGACGGGTCATCGGTATTAATACGATGAAAATTGCGACCACAGGGGTAGAAGGAATGGGCTTTGCGATTCCAACCCATGAGGTTATGACTATCGTCGATCAGCTGCTGCGAGACGGTAAGGTGGTGCGTCCGTACTTAGGTGTGTACACGGTTGATTTGAACAATCCGTATGCGCCGATTACGAAGGAGCAGCGGAAAGAGTTAAAGCTGCCGAACGAGGTGAAGGACGGCGTTATCGTCTTGGAAGCTTCAGGGCCTGCGAAGAAGGCAGGTTTGAAGCTGGATGATGTTATTGTGCGCTTCGATAAGGCTAACATTTATACGACGTTGGAGCTGCGAAAGTATTTGTACGAGCAGAAGAAGGTCGGCGACGTGATGGAGATTGGGTTTTATCGTGACGGCAAGCTGATGGTGACGTCGGTTACGCTGGGGGATAAGCCTAGTGAGTAA
- a CDS encoding CxxH/CxxC protein, with translation MYVVCKEHVELAIDKFVDDYEDAPDIVDLDSVEFSHWERPIKCCMDCEQEGKFLVV, from the coding sequence ATGTACGTAGTGTGTAAAGAGCATGTGGAGTTAGCAATTGATAAATTCGTCGATGATTACGAGGATGCGCCTGATATTGTGGACTTGGATTCAGTGGAGTTCAGTCACTGGGAACGCCCAATTAAGTGCTGTATGGATTGCGAGCAAGAGGGAAAATTCCTTGTAGTTTAG
- the rlmH gene encoding 23S rRNA (pseudouridine(1915)-N(3))-methyltransferase RlmH, with product MNVQIVCIGKLKEKYLVQGIAEYSKRLAPYVKFQITELPDEQASEKLSDAELVQVRDREGERILAQIKPDAHVVALAIGGQLWSSEDLAEHMDKLGTYGTSHVVYVIGGSNGLSDAVLHRSQSKLSFGRMTLPHQLMRLVLVEQIYRAVKINRGEPYHK from the coding sequence ATGAATGTGCAGATCGTATGTATCGGAAAATTGAAGGAAAAGTATTTGGTGCAGGGGATCGCGGAGTACAGTAAACGGTTGGCACCTTATGTGAAGTTTCAAATTACGGAGCTGCCAGATGAGCAGGCTTCGGAAAAGTTGAGCGATGCGGAGCTTGTGCAGGTGCGTGACCGTGAAGGGGAGCGGATTTTGGCGCAAATTAAGCCTGATGCACATGTGGTAGCGCTTGCAATTGGCGGTCAGTTGTGGTCAAGCGAGGATTTGGCTGAGCATATGGATAAGTTGGGTACGTATGGGACTAGCCATGTGGTGTATGTGATTGGCGGGTCGAATGGTTTGTCTGATGCGGTGCTGCATCGTTCACAGTCGAAGCTGTCTTTCGGGCGGATGACGTTGCCGCATCAGTTGATGCGCTTGGTGCTGGTGGAGCAGATTTATCGAGCGGTCAAGATTAACCGTGGGGAACCGTATCATAAGTAA